From Paracoccus suum, the proteins below share one genomic window:
- a CDS encoding peptide ABC transporter substrate-binding protein, whose translation MTIKTALLGAAATMALLPAAAMAERGMDGDVKVLYSQAISTMNPYLSSGTKDTDAASLVLEPLAGFDPKGEIFPRLAAEIPSRDNGGISEDLKTITWKLKPDLKWSDGSPVTADDAVFTAQYCMAPDGGCAQLARYEGVEKVEAVDPLTVKVTFTEPKPNPFTIFVSATAPILQKAQFEPCLGTAASSCTDQNFRPIGTGPFMVKDFKTNDVVLLEANPNYRDPAKPAFATMTLKGGGDAAAAGRAVMETGEFDYAWNTQVSPEVQEQMKAGGKGEFVSAYGTLVERIELNMTDPSSTLAEGERATAKHPHPILGDPKVRAALSMALDRQLLAELGYGEAGKPTCDLVPAPEAYAANNTSCLQQDVEGAKKLLDEAGWTVGGSGIREKDGKPLKLLFQTSVNPVRQDFQALVKQWWQEIGVDSELKTVDGSVFFGGDAGSPDTMQKFYSDVEMYANNFDGTDPEPYLAERTCNKAPGPDNQWQGQNINRFCDPAYDAMVVELSHTSDEAKRGELAKKLNNMLTVESNSMLPLVSRARFSAKSKSLGGIDLNVWDSELWNASDWFRVK comes from the coding sequence ATGACCATCAAGACTGCACTTCTGGGCGCCGCCGCCACAATGGCGCTGCTGCCCGCCGCCGCCATGGCCGAGCGGGGAATGGACGGGGATGTGAAGGTCCTCTATTCACAGGCGATCTCGACAATGAACCCCTACCTCTCGTCGGGGACCAAGGACACCGACGCCGCCAGCCTTGTGCTTGAACCCCTGGCCGGCTTCGATCCCAAGGGCGAAATCTTTCCGCGCCTCGCCGCCGAGATCCCGTCGCGGGACAACGGCGGCATCTCAGAGGACCTCAAAACGATCACCTGGAAGCTGAAGCCTGACCTGAAATGGTCGGACGGATCACCCGTCACCGCCGATGACGCGGTGTTCACCGCGCAGTATTGCATGGCGCCCGACGGCGGCTGTGCGCAGCTTGCGCGCTATGAGGGCGTCGAAAAGGTCGAAGCGGTCGATCCGCTGACCGTCAAGGTCACCTTTACCGAACCGAAGCCCAACCCGTTCACGATCTTTGTCAGCGCCACCGCGCCCATCCTGCAAAAGGCCCAGTTCGAGCCGTGCCTGGGTACGGCCGCATCGAGCTGCACCGACCAGAACTTCCGCCCGATCGGCACCGGACCTTTCATGGTCAAGGACTTCAAGACCAACGACGTGGTCCTGCTCGAAGCCAATCCCAACTATCGCGACCCGGCCAAGCCTGCCTTCGCGACGATGACGCTGAAAGGCGGGGGCGATGCCGCCGCGGCTGGCCGCGCCGTCATGGAAACGGGCGAGTTCGACTATGCCTGGAACACCCAGGTCAGCCCCGAGGTTCAGGAACAGATGAAGGCCGGCGGCAAGGGCGAGTTCGTCTCGGCCTACGGCACGCTGGTCGAGCGGATCGAGCTGAACATGACCGACCCGTCCTCGACCCTCGCCGAGGGCGAGCGTGCGACTGCCAAGCATCCGCACCCGATCCTGGGCGATCCCAAGGTGCGGGCGGCACTTTCGATGGCGCTGGACCGACAGCTGCTGGCCGAGCTTGGCTATGGCGAGGCCGGCAAGCCGACCTGCGATCTGGTGCCCGCACCCGAGGCCTATGCCGCGAACAACACGAGCTGCCTCCAGCAGGACGTGGAGGGTGCCAAGAAGCTGCTGGACGAGGCCGGCTGGACAGTCGGCGGCAGCGGCATCCGCGAAAAGGACGGCAAGCCGCTGAAGCTGCTGTTCCAGACCTCGGTCAACCCGGTGCGTCAGGACTTCCAGGCACTGGTCAAGCAGTGGTGGCAGGAAATCGGCGTCGATAGCGAGCTGAAGACCGTGGACGGCAGCGTCTTCTTTGGCGGCGATGCCGGCAGCCCGGACACGATGCAGAAGTTCTATTCGGACGTCGAGATGTACGCCAACAACTTTGACGGCACCGACCCCGAGCCCTACCTCGCCGAACGCACCTGCAACAAGGCGCCCGGTCCGGACAACCAGTGGCAAGGCCAGAACATCAACCGCTTCTGCGATCCCGCCTACGACGCGATGGTTGTCGAGTTGTCGCACACCTCGGACGAGGCTAAGCGCGGCGAGCTCGCCAAGAAGCTGAACAACATGCTGACGGTCGAGAGCAACTCGATGCTGCCGCTCGTCTCTCGCGCCCGCTTCTCGGCCAAGTCCAAGTCGCTGGGCGGGATCGACCTGAACGTCTGGGACAGCGAGTTGTGGAACGCCTCGGACTGGTTCCGCGTCAAGTAA
- a CDS encoding ABC transporter permease, whose translation MLNFALRRVLMAIPMLIFISMVIFLLLELSPGDPLGDLPMTIPPEVKERMREALGLGQAWYIRYILWLKQFFVVEPLYWFDHLTGTHFADGMQRIISFQSRSPVFEVIAQRLPQTLTVVGLSYLIGVAIALPIGILSAYKQYSWFDQLGTFISMVGFSLPTFFTGVVLIVVFAVKLHWFPSIYDTTLVVRDWGSFMAQVRQMVLPVTVLALYNAAQISRFMRASMLDNLGQDYVRTARAKGMSERVVVLKHVLRNSLIPVVTVIALGLPGVFGGAIVTEQVFKINGLGQLLITSIYANDLPMVLTLTFIFAILIVFFTLIADLLYGVLDPRIRYE comes from the coding sequence ATGCTGAACTTCGCCCTGCGCCGGGTGCTGATGGCGATCCCCATGCTGATCTTCATCTCGATGGTGATCTTCCTGCTTCTCGAGCTGTCGCCCGGCGATCCGCTGGGTGATCTGCCAATGACCATCCCCCCCGAGGTGAAAGAGCGCATGCGCGAGGCGCTGGGCCTCGGGCAGGCCTGGTACATCCGCTATATCCTGTGGCTGAAACAGTTTTTCGTGGTCGAGCCGCTCTACTGGTTCGACCATCTGACCGGCACCCACTTCGCTGACGGAATGCAGCGCATCATCAGCTTCCAGTCGCGCAGCCCGGTGTTCGAAGTGATCGCCCAGCGCCTGCCGCAGACCCTGACCGTGGTCGGTCTCAGCTACCTGATCGGTGTGGCCATCGCGCTGCCGATCGGCATCCTGTCGGCCTACAAGCAGTATTCATGGTTCGACCAGCTCGGCACTTTCATCAGCATGGTCGGGTTTTCGCTGCCAACCTTCTTTACCGGGGTCGTCCTGATCGTCGTCTTTGCCGTCAAGCTGCACTGGTTTCCGTCGATCTACGACACCACGCTGGTCGTGCGCGACTGGGGCAGCTTCATGGCCCAGGTCCGGCAGATGGTGCTGCCGGTGACGGTGCTCGCGCTCTATAACGCCGCCCAGATCAGCCGCTTCATGCGCGCCTCGATGCTGGACAACCTTGGCCAGGATTACGTGCGCACCGCCCGCGCCAAGGGCATGTCCGAGCGGGTGGTCGTCCTCAAACATGTGCTGCGCAACAGCCTGATCCCGGTGGTCACGGTGATCGCGCTGGGCCTGCCCGGAGTCTTTGGCGGCGCCATCGTCACCGAGCAGGTGTTCAAGATCAATGGCCTCGGCCAGCTTCTCATCACCTCGATCTACGCGAACGACCTGCCGATGGTGCTGACGCTGACCTTCATCTTTGCCATCCTGATCGTCTTTTTCACCCTGATCGCGGACCTCCTTTACGGCGTCCTCGACCCGAGGATCCGCTATGAATGA
- a CDS encoding glycosyltransferase has protein sequence MKILFVHQNFPGQFPYLAPALSARGHEVAALTDEHNQRPSPVQVFRYKAPPAEVTVSAPPGKVYAEYAARGLQAARAARVLRDRHGYVPDLIIGHSGWGETLFLQEIWPNARLAIYAELLYRTRGHDVGFDPEVTPRTEDARLGAVARSAHLIQAMVQADAALSPTQYQAGSFPPELRGKITVIHDGIDTDRIRPDPASRLTLADGTTLRAGDEVLTYVGRSLEPYRGFHILMRALPEVMDARPNAQVVLVGAEGVSYGAAPREGGSWKSRLLAEVGDRLDMSRVHFTGRVPYDDYLKLLQVSRAHAYLTYPFVLSWSMTEAMAAGCQVIASDTEPVRELISDGVNGRLVPFFDVPAWSAALIRALGPDPEAGRLGAAARETVVSDYDLRRVCLPRLIDWVEGQAR, from the coding sequence ATGAAGATCCTGTTCGTCCACCAGAACTTTCCCGGCCAGTTTCCCTACCTCGCGCCCGCACTGTCGGCCCGCGGGCACGAGGTTGCCGCCCTGACGGACGAGCATAACCAGCGCCCCTCGCCAGTGCAGGTGTTCCGCTACAAGGCGCCGCCGGCCGAGGTCACGGTCTCGGCCCCGCCGGGCAAGGTTTATGCCGAATATGCCGCGCGAGGATTGCAGGCGGCGCGCGCGGCGCGGGTTCTGCGTGACCGCCACGGCTATGTGCCAGACCTGATCATAGGCCATTCCGGCTGGGGCGAGACGCTGTTTCTGCAGGAAATCTGGCCCAACGCGCGCCTCGCGATCTATGCCGAGCTCCTCTACCGCACGCGGGGCCATGACGTCGGCTTTGACCCCGAGGTGACGCCCCGGACCGAGGATGCGCGGCTCGGCGCGGTGGCGCGCTCGGCGCATCTGATTCAGGCCATGGTGCAGGCCGACGCAGCGCTGTCCCCGACGCAATACCAGGCGGGCAGCTTTCCGCCCGAGTTGCGCGGCAAGATCACCGTCATTCATGACGGCATCGACACCGACCGCATCCGGCCCGATCCCGCGTCCCGGTTGACGCTGGCGGACGGCACCACGCTGCGCGCCGGCGACGAGGTGCTGACCTATGTCGGCCGCTCGCTCGAGCCCTATCGCGGCTTTCACATCCTGATGCGTGCGCTACCGGAGGTGATGGACGCCCGGCCCAATGCGCAAGTCGTTCTGGTCGGTGCCGAAGGCGTCAGCTACGGCGCGGCCCCGCGCGAGGGCGGCAGCTGGAAGTCGCGTCTTCTGGCTGAGGTCGGCGATCGGCTGGATATGAGCCGCGTCCATTTCACGGGCCGCGTGCCCTATGACGACTACCTCAAGCTGCTTCAGGTCAGCCGTGCGCATGCCTATCTGACTTATCCCTTCGTCCTCAGTTGGTCGATGACCGAGGCGATGGCCGCCGGCTGTCAGGTTATCGCCAGCGACACCGAGCCGGTTCGAGAACTGATTTCCGACGGCGTCAACGGCCGGCTGGTGCCGTTCTTTGACGTGCCAGCATGGTCGGCAGCACTAATCCGCGCCCTTGGCCCAGACCCGGAGGCCGGGCGTCTGGGCGCGGCCGCGCGCGAGACGGTCGTGTCGGACTATGACCTGCGCCGGGTGTGCCTGCCGCGGCTGATCGACTGGGTCGAAGGGCAAGCCCGTTAA
- the hmgA gene encoding homogentisate 1,2-dioxygenase, which yields MSLDTTAAPLRLTQAPSIDGTGYMPGFGNDFETEALPGALPQGQNSPQKVSHGLYAEQLSGTAFTAPRGQNERTWCYRIRPSVKHVGRFTRIEMPYWRSAPHILPDVTSLGQYRWDPVPHSDEALTWVTGMRTVTTAGDVNIQLGMAAHVYLVTASMEDEYFYSADSEMLVVPQEGRLRFATELGVIEVAPQEIAILPRGLVYRVEVLDGPARGFVCENYGQKFDLPGRGPIGANCLANPRDFKCPVAAFEDREAPSRVIIKWCGQFHETRIDHSPLDIVAWHGNYCPYKYDLRTYSPVGAVLFDHPDPSIFTVLTAPSGQEGTANIDFVLFRDRWMVAEHSFRPPWYHKNIMSEMMGNIHGVYDAKPKGFVPGGMSLHNMMLPHGPDRAAFEHGSTEPMVPVRQTKTMQFMFETRFPQHLTEWAARTMPMQDDYVDCWRSLQKNFDGTPGEK from the coding sequence ATGTCGCTCGACACCACGGCCGCCCCTCTGCGTCTGACGCAGGCGCCCAGCATCGACGGCACTGGCTACATGCCCGGCTTTGGCAATGATTTCGAGACCGAGGCTCTGCCCGGCGCCCTGCCGCAGGGCCAGAACAGCCCGCAAAAGGTCAGCCACGGACTTTATGCCGAGCAGCTGTCCGGCACCGCCTTTACCGCGCCGCGCGGCCAGAACGAGCGGACCTGGTGCTATCGCATCCGCCCCTCGGTCAAGCATGTCGGCCGCTTCACGCGGATCGAGATGCCGTACTGGCGCAGCGCCCCGCATATCCTGCCGGATGTGACCAGCCTTGGCCAATACCGCTGGGACCCGGTGCCCCATTCGGACGAGGCGCTGACTTGGGTGACCGGCATGCGCACGGTCACCACCGCGGGCGATGTGAACATCCAGTTGGGCATGGCGGCCCATGTCTACCTGGTCACCGCCTCGATGGAGGATGAATATTTTTACAGCGCCGACAGCGAGATGCTGGTCGTCCCGCAGGAAGGGCGACTGCGCTTCGCTACAGAGCTTGGCGTGATCGAGGTTGCCCCACAGGAAATCGCCATCCTGCCGCGCGGGCTGGTCTACCGGGTAGAGGTGCTGGACGGCCCGGCCCGCGGCTTTGTCTGCGAGAATTACGGGCAGAAGTTCGACCTGCCCGGCCGCGGCCCGATCGGCGCGAACTGCCTTGCCAACCCGCGCGACTTCAAATGCCCGGTTGCGGCCTTCGAGGACCGCGAGGCGCCCTCGCGCGTCATCATCAAATGGTGCGGCCAGTTCCACGAGACGCGGATTGATCACAGCCCGCTCGACATCGTCGCCTGGCACGGCAACTACTGCCCCTACAAATACGATCTGCGGACCTATTCGCCGGTCGGTGCGGTGCTGTTCGACCACCCCGACCCCTCGATCTTTACTGTCCTGACCGCCCCGTCGGGCCAGGAAGGCACGGCGAACATCGACTTCGTACTGTTCCGCGACCGCTGGATGGTGGCCGAGCACAGCTTTCGCCCGCCGTGGTATCATAAGAACATCATGTCCGAGATGATGGGCAACATTCACGGGGTTTATGACGCAAAGCCCAAGGGGTTCGTCCCCGGCGGGATGAGCCTGCACAACATGATGCTGCCGCACGGCCCCGACCGCGCCGCGTTCGAGCATGGCTCGACCGAGCCGATGGTCCCGGTCCGACAAACCAAGACGATGCAGTTCATGTTCGAGACCCGCTTTCCTCAGCATTTGACCGAATGGGCGGCCCGCACCATGCCGATGCAGGACGATTACGTCGATTGCTGGCGCAGCCTTCAGAAGAACTTCGACGGAACGCCGGGCGAGAAGTAA
- a CDS encoding ABC transporter ATP-binding protein, which yields MLDRTDEALTRAPLVTVSGLKMYFPITTGFLRRKIGDVKAVDDISFTIREGETLGLVGESGCGKSTCGRAVLRLYDPTAGSISIAGQDVTQATPGALRRLRPLMQMVFQDPQASLNPRMTVADIIGEPLIEHARLTRDERTARIYELMDQVGLNRDFANRYPHEFSGGQRQRIGIARALALNPRFIVCDEPIAALDVSIQAQVVNLLEELQDRLGLTYLFISHDLSMVRHIADRVAVMYLGKIVELAARDDLYLRPMHPYTQALLSAVPEPDPDAEAQRRHVILKGDVPSPANPPKGCNFSTRCPRVMPICREIEPAFLEERPGQSVACHLYTMTAEPTAAEATAPATEPEPTQGDRIS from the coding sequence ATGCTTGACCGAACGGACGAGGCATTGACGCGCGCGCCGCTGGTGACTGTCTCCGGGCTGAAGATGTATTTCCCGATCACCACCGGCTTCCTGCGCCGCAAGATCGGCGACGTGAAGGCAGTGGACGACATCAGCTTTACCATCCGCGAGGGCGAGACGCTGGGGCTGGTCGGCGAATCGGGCTGCGGCAAGTCCACTTGCGGGCGCGCCGTGCTGCGCCTCTACGATCCGACCGCGGGCAGCATCAGCATTGCCGGCCAGGACGTGACGCAGGCCACGCCGGGGGCGCTGCGCCGGCTGCGACCGCTGATGCAGATGGTGTTTCAGGACCCGCAGGCCTCGCTAAACCCGCGCATGACCGTGGCCGATATCATCGGCGAGCCGCTGATCGAACATGCGCGCCTGACCCGCGACGAGCGCACCGCCCGCATCTACGAGCTGATGGACCAGGTCGGACTGAACCGCGATTTTGCCAACCGTTATCCGCATGAATTCTCCGGCGGGCAGCGACAGCGCATTGGCATCGCCCGCGCCCTTGCGCTGAACCCGCGGTTCATCGTCTGCGACGAGCCGATTGCCGCGCTGGACGTCTCCATCCAGGCGCAGGTGGTCAACCTGCTGGAGGAATTGCAGGACCGGCTGGGGCTGACTTACCTCTTTATCAGCCATGATTTGTCGATGGTGCGGCACATCGCCGACCGGGTAGCGGTGATGTACCTCGGCAAGATCGTCGAGCTGGCCGCCCGCGACGATCTCTACCTGCGTCCCATGCATCCCTACACCCAGGCGCTGCTTTCCGCGGTCCCCGAGCCGGACCCCGATGCCGAGGCGCAGCGCCGCCACGTGATCCTGAAAGGCGACGTCCCCTCGCCGGCGAACCCGCCCAAGGGCTGCAACTTCAGCACCCGTTGCCCGCGGGTCATGCCGATCTGCCGCGAGATCGAGCCGGCGTTCCTTGAGGAGCGCCCCGGCCAGTCCGTCGCCTGCCATCTTTATACCATGACCGCCGAACCCACGGCGGCAGAAGCAACTGCCCCGGCCACCGAGCCGGAACCTACCCAGGGAGATCGCATTTCATGA
- a CDS encoding ABC transporter permease has product MNEPRTMHEATAQVRAHALDEAETVAASAGGGAAILPPDAPVRLARPRSQWRDVWDQFRHHKGAMIALVIFTLIVLFVLIGPSLWHIDATHVDIRARNKGFSAAHPLGTDQLGRDMLARLMVGGRVSLAVGLTAMLIAITLGALIGVLSGFFRRLDGPLMRVTELFLALPLLPLLLLMVTLFREPLSKHFGPALGIFLLIVTAIGATSWMQAARIVRGEVLGVKEREFVLAARSIGTPNARIISRHVLPNVMSPIMVAGALGIASAIITESVLSFLGLGFPPDFPTWGRLLYDAVDQMQMYPWRVILPGIFISLTVLCVNYVGDGLRDALDPRIRGR; this is encoded by the coding sequence ATGAATGAGCCCCGCACGATGCACGAGGCGACGGCTCAGGTCCGCGCCCATGCCCTGGACGAGGCCGAGACGGTCGCAGCTTCGGCTGGCGGGGGCGCCGCAATCCTCCCCCCCGATGCGCCTGTCAGGCTGGCCCGGCCGCGCAGCCAGTGGCGCGACGTCTGGGACCAGTTTCGCCACCACAAGGGGGCGATGATCGCGCTGGTGATCTTTACGCTCATCGTGCTGTTCGTGCTGATCGGCCCCTCGCTGTGGCACATCGACGCGACGCATGTGGACATCCGCGCCCGCAACAAGGGGTTCAGCGCCGCGCATCCGCTGGGAACCGACCAACTGGGGCGCGACATGCTGGCCCGGTTGATGGTCGGCGGGCGCGTCTCGCTGGCAGTCGGACTGACGGCAATGCTGATTGCAATCACGCTGGGCGCGCTGATCGGCGTTCTGTCGGGGTTTTTCCGTCGCCTCGACGGGCCGCTGATGCGGGTGACCGAGTTGTTCCTGGCCCTGCCCCTGCTGCCCCTCCTGCTGCTGATGGTAACCCTGTTCCGCGAGCCGCTGTCCAAGCACTTCGGTCCGGCGCTCGGGATCTTTCTGCTGATCGTGACGGCCATTGGCGCGACCAGCTGGATGCAGGCCGCCCGCATCGTGCGTGGCGAGGTGCTGGGCGTGAAGGAGCGCGAGTTCGTGCTGGCCGCGCGCTCCATCGGTACGCCCAACGCACGGATCATCAGCCGCCATGTGCTGCCCAACGTCATGTCGCCGATCATGGTCGCGGGCGCCCTCGGCATCGCCTCGGCAATCATCACCGAGAGCGTGCTGTCGTTCCTCGGCCTAGGCTTTCCCCCCGACTTCCCGACCTGGGGACGCCTTCTCTACGACGCAGTCGACCAGATGCAGATGTATCCGTGGCGCGTGATCCTGCCCGGCATCTTCATCTCGCTGACGGTGCTCTGCGTGAACTACGTCGGCGACGGGCTACGCGACGCGCTTGACCCGCGCATCCGGGGCCGCTGA
- a CDS encoding ABC transporter ATP-binding protein yields MSGPKDPMPDATDVRPVIPAPGEAAAVPATPTDEPPPGQILPEVPPIPAPATPAGEAVLEVRDLTVAFRSEGRLSAAVRGVSFTVNRGETVALVGESGSGKSVTALSTVRLLGDAAETGGSIRYEGRELIGAPDSILRAIRGNDISFIFQEPMTSLNPLHTIEKQLGESLALHQELRGAAARVRIVELLTKVGIRDPETRLADYPHQLSGGQRQRVMIAMALANGPELLIADEPTTALDVTIQAQILELLADLKRGEGLSMLFISHDLGIVRRIADRICVMQGGLIVEQGPTAEIFANPRHPYTRKLLAAEPKGRPGRVTENAPEIVATKHLKVWFPIQRGLMRRVVGHVKAVNNATLSVRAGETLGIVGESGSGKTTLALAIMRLIASEGPILYLGQDISDWGTRQLRHLRRDMQIVFQDPFGSLSPRMTVEQIIGEGLGVHGVEPGRNRREMVAEIMAEVGLDPETMDRYPHEFSGGQRQRIAIARAMILRPKVVVLDEPTSALDMTVQVQIVDLLRELQRKYGLAYLFISHDLRVVRAMAHQILVMRAGDVIEAGPAEALFANPATDYTRALMAAAFADRA; encoded by the coding sequence ATGAGCGGCCCGAAGGACCCGATGCCGGACGCAACCGACGTTCGCCCGGTGATCCCGGCGCCCGGCGAGGCCGCTGCGGTCCCGGCCACCCCGACCGATGAGCCGCCCCCGGGTCAGATCCTGCCGGAAGTGCCGCCCATTCCCGCGCCCGCAACGCCGGCCGGCGAGGCGGTGCTGGAGGTGCGCGATCTGACCGTCGCCTTTCGCAGCGAGGGGCGGCTGTCGGCCGCCGTGCGCGGCGTCAGCTTTACCGTGAACCGTGGCGAGACGGTCGCCTTGGTGGGCGAGAGCGGTTCGGGCAAGTCGGTGACCGCGCTTTCGACCGTGCGCCTGCTGGGCGATGCGGCCGAGACGGGCGGCTCGATCCGTTATGAGGGCCGCGAGTTGATCGGCGCGCCCGACAGCATCCTGCGCGCCATTCGTGGCAACGACATCAGCTTTATCTTTCAAGAGCCGATGACCTCGCTGAACCCGCTGCACACCATCGAAAAGCAGCTCGGCGAAAGTTTGGCGCTGCATCAAGAACTGCGCGGCGCGGCCGCCCGGGTGCGGATCGTCGAGTTGCTGACCAAGGTCGGCATCCGCGATCCCGAAACGCGGCTTGCCGATTACCCGCACCAGCTATCGGGCGGCCAGCGGCAGCGGGTGATGATCGCCATGGCGCTGGCGAACGGTCCGGAACTGCTGATCGCGGACGAGCCGACGACCGCGCTGGACGTCACCATCCAGGCACAGATTCTCGAACTGCTCGCCGACCTCAAGCGGGGCGAGGGGCTGTCGATGCTGTTCATCAGCCATGACCTCGGCATCGTGCGCCGCATCGCCGACCGGATCTGCGTCATGCAGGGCGGCCTGATCGTGGAGCAGGGACCAACCGCCGAGATTTTCGCGAACCCCCGGCACCCCTATACCCGCAAGCTGCTGGCGGCCGAACCCAAGGGCCGACCCGGCCGGGTCACCGAGAACGCCCCGGAGATCGTCGCCACAAAGCATCTGAAGGTCTGGTTTCCGATCCAGCGCGGCCTGATGCGGCGCGTGGTCGGGCATGTGAAGGCGGTCAACAACGCGACCCTGTCGGTCCGGGCTGGCGAGACGCTGGGCATCGTCGGCGAGAGCGGGTCGGGCAAGACCACGCTGGCGCTGGCGATCATGCGCCTGATCGCCTCGGAAGGGCCGATCCTCTATCTCGGCCAGGACATCAGCGACTGGGGCACGCGCCAACTCCGGCACCTGCGGCGCGACATGCAGATCGTGTTCCAGGACCCGTTCGGCAGCCTCAGCCCGCGCATGACGGTCGAGCAGATCATCGGCGAGGGTCTGGGCGTTCACGGTGTCGAGCCGGGGCGCAACCGCCGTGAGATGGTGGCCGAGATCATGGCTGAAGTCGGCCTCGACCCCGAGACCATGGATCGCTACCCGCACGAGTTCTCGGGCGGGCAGCGCCAGCGGATCGCCATCGCCCGGGCCATGATCCTGCGGCCCAAGGTGGTCGTGCTGGACGAGCCGACCAGTGCCCTCGACATGACGGTGCAGGTCCAGATCGTCGATCTGCTGCGCGAATTGCAGCGCAAATACGGCCTCGCTTATCTGTTCATCAGCCACGATCTGCGCGTGGTCCGCGCGATGGCGCACCAGATCCTGGTGATGCGCGCCGGCGACGTGATCGAAGCCGGTCCGGCCGAGGCGCTGTTTGCAAATCCGGCGACCGATTACACCCGCGCGCTGATGGCCGCCGCCTTCGCCGACCGGGCCTGA
- a CDS encoding ABC transporter permease, with the protein MSLSALNQRRWRNFRRNKRAFWSMVIFALLFVLAMFAEVIANDKPILVNFKGSYYFPVYRFYSEKTFGGDFGTEAIYRDESVQCLIVTGGREECWDDPEGVMAEARATGKVSGEAVQKGWMIWPVIPYNYRTINDVGTAPSAPDAAHWLGTDDTARDVAARVIYGFRTSILFTLIVTVIASTIGIAAGAVQGYFGGRTDLIFQRLLEIWGSTPSLYVIIILFAILGRSFWLLVFVTILFGWPALTGVVRAEFLRARNFEYVRAARALGVGDRVIMFRHILPNAMVATLTMLPFVVTGTISGLAALDYLGYGLPASAPSLGELALQAKQNLQAPWLGFTAFFTFAIMLSLLVFVFEGIRDAFDPRKTFK; encoded by the coding sequence ATGAGCCTTTCAGCCCTCAACCAGCGCCGCTGGCGCAACTTTCGTCGCAACAAGCGCGCCTTCTGGTCGATGGTGATCTTTGCCCTGCTGTTCGTGCTGGCGATGTTCGCCGAGGTGATCGCCAACGACAAACCGATCCTCGTCAATTTCAAGGGCAGCTATTATTTCCCGGTCTACCGCTTTTACTCGGAAAAGACCTTCGGCGGCGATTTCGGGACCGAGGCGATCTACCGCGACGAGTCGGTCCAGTGCCTGATCGTGACCGGCGGTCGCGAGGAGTGCTGGGACGATCCCGAAGGGGTCATGGCCGAGGCGCGCGCCACCGGCAAGGTCAGCGGCGAGGCAGTGCAGAAAGGCTGGATGATCTGGCCGGTCATTCCTTACAACTATCGCACCATCAACGACGTGGGGACCGCGCCCTCGGCCCCGGACGCCGCCCACTGGCTGGGCACCGACGATACCGCGCGGGATGTTGCGGCGCGCGTGATTTATGGGTTCCGTACCTCGATCCTGTTCACGCTGATCGTGACAGTTATCGCCTCGACCATCGGCATCGCCGCGGGCGCGGTGCAGGGCTACTTTGGCGGCCGCACCGACCTGATCTTCCAGCGCCTGCTGGAGATCTGGGGCAGCACGCCCTCGCTCTACGTGATTATCATCCTGTTCGCGATCCTCGGGCGGTCGTTCTGGCTGCTGGTGTTCGTGACCATCCTGTTCGGCTGGCCGGCCCTGACCGGGGTGGTGCGGGCAGAGTTCCTGCGTGCCCGCAACTTTGAATATGTCCGGGCCGCGCGCGCCCTCGGGGTCGGGGACCGGGTGATCATGTTCCGCCACATCCTCCCCAACGCCATGGTTGCGACGCTGACCATGCTGCCGTTCGTCGTCACCGGCACGATCAGCGGCCTCGCCGCGCTCGACTACCTCGGCTACGGCCTGCCCGCGTCCGCCCCCTCGCTGGGCGAGCTTGCGCTGCAGGCCAAGCAGAACCTGCAGGCGCCGTGGCTGGGGTTCACTGCCTTCTTCACCTTTGCCATCATGCTGTCTCTGCTGGTTTTCGTGTTCGAGGGCATCCGCGACGCCTTCGACCCGCGAAAGACCTTTAAATGA